The segment ACAACAAACTCAAAACACAGAACCGGGATGATTTTCAGCAACTCCTGGACAACGAATACATCCGTTTCAAGCTCTATAGCAAGCCCTTCGACTTTGTTTATTTTGCACTGAACGACCGCTGCCTGCTAATAACGATGCTGAGAAAGGATGGCTGGTACGACAACAAGGAACTGATCTCTTTCAGCAGAAGTGCAATTAACTGGGGAAGGAATCTCCTTGAATACTATGAGCACAGTTCCACTCCAATCACCAGTATTGATTGACACGCAGGGTACTTTCTGAGATTAACGGGTTTGTTCGTAACACGACGATTGAAAATTCAATGACATTGAAATAGATGCTCAAGTAGATAATTAAGATGAGTTTAGGTTAAATAAAAAAAGTGCCTACTACTGATTGCGGGTTAGGGAAATAACTCGCGGGTTCGTTAAAAGACTCATCCGGGTATTGGGGAATCCTCGGATCTGCAAGGACGGAGGCACCTTAAAGCGTGGTGGTTTCCAGGTGCCTCACCTTTCCTTGGATAATATCTTTCTACACTGCCTTGTTTTGATGATTCCAAAAACTCAAATAGTTTGCAAACTCATATTCTGTTTATGAGCCTGACTGAAGAGCAACTGTTACAATCACTGAATCCAAAGCAGCAGGGTTATGTTAACCTTAAGCTTGAGAACCCTGCCAATGGAGAATATCTGCTTGGTGTCTTCCACATGGTCCCTGAAGGAAGGCTGAACATACTGCAGACAGCAGCTGAAGTTGCGGCTGAATCATCCACAGGTACCAATTTCAGGGTAAATACTGAGACTCCTTTCTCAAAGGTAATGAATGCCCTTGTGTACAAACTTGATCTGGAAAAGGATCTGGTATGGATAGCTTATCCCTGGAGGCTTTTTGACAGGGGAGGCAACATTCAGAACATCCTGACCTACATAGTGGGGAACATCCTTGGTATCAAGGAGATCAAGGCCCTCAAGCTGCTTGATGTGTGGTTCCCTCCGTCGATGCTGGAGCAGTACGATGGTCCCAGCTATACGCTGGATGATATGCGCAAGTACCTGGGTGTGTATGGCAGGCCTATCCTCGGAACAATCATAAAACCAAAGATGGGGCTTACTTCTGCTGAGTATGCGGAAGTCTGCTACGATTTCTGGGTTGGCGGCGGTGATTTTGTCAAGAATGACGAGCCACAGGCAAACCAGGATTTCTGTCCCTATGACAAGATGGTTAAGCATGTCAAGGAAGCCATGGACAAGGCTGTGAAAGAGACCGGCAAGAAGAAGGTCCACTCTTTCAATGTCTCGGCAGCAGATTTTGACACCATGATAGGGAGATGCGAGATGATCATAAATGCAGGATTCGAGCCAGGCAGCTATGCGTTCCTCATAGACGGGATAACTGCCGGCTGGATGGCTGTACAGACCCTCAGAAGAAGGTATCCGGGTGTCTTCATCCACTTCCACAGGGCAGGCCACGGAGCTTTCACAAGACCCGAGAACCCAATAGGCTTCTCTGTGCTGGTGTTGTCCAAGTTCGCACGCCTTGCCGGCACTTCGGGCATACACACGGGTACTGCAGGTGTCGGGAAAATGAAAGGTACGCCTGAGGAAGACGTGGTTGCAGCACACGGGATACTCTACCTGAGATCCAAAGGGCACTTCTTTGAGCAGTCCTGGACAAAGATACCGGATATGGACAGGGACATCGAGGAACTTGTGAGTAAGGACAAAGCACATGGCGTCATCCTGGAGGACGACAGCTGGAGAGCCGTCAGGAAGTGCTGTCCCATCGTCTCCGGAGGGCTCAACCCCATCAGGCTGAAACCCTTTATAGATGTCATGGGCAACGTTGATTTCATTACCACAATGGGCTCTGGAGTGCATGCCCATCCCGGCGGAACGCGGGTGGGAGCAATGTCCCTTGTACAGGCATGTGAGGCGTATCTGAAAGGTATCGACATCAATGAGTATGCCAAAGACCACAAGGAACTTGCACAGGCGATAGATTACTTCTCCAGGGCATCAAAAGATGCCATGTGATTCAAAATAGTTCAAATAACCCAGATTACATTCTGGGTTATTTGCATTCAGCCTGCAATCTGTCTTTTTTAGTGCTAATTAGTGTTATAGATTCAGGCTTTCTTGACTAAACAGAGAGTATAGACCTCAATACTTGCGCCTTTGCATGCATTCAGCCTGCTCTCCGGTATCTTGGCGCAGACAAAGCCCAACCGTATCTGGTTCTGAGGGATTCCATATTTTTCAGAATATGTAATAAACCTCTGCACTTGTCCAATAGCATTATCACCTACCTCGATCTCTATTTCGATGAGCAGGTGTCTTCCATTATTATCCTTGAAGACAGCATCGATCCTTCCTCCCTCAACTTCTACTTCCGTGTCCAGAAACTGCAGGCCCGGCTCAATAAGTTCAGGAAATGTCGATATCATCCTGGAAATATCTGCTTCTGTAATGCTCTGTGAGTCGAAGGCGGTATTGACATCGTCAATTAAAAGCATCTTTTCAAGGTAAGGCAGGATATCGATCCTCTTCTGGTTCTTCACATGAGGGTATACTCCAATTAGTTTATTATCATCATAAACCAGCAGGGTACATATCTTTCCAAGTGAATTGGTATTGCGCGATATTGGAAGCGGTCCCTTCCCTTGGCTCTTGACTGCAATTCCCTGCGCAGCACTCACATGGCGGATACTGTTGGTCAGATGCTGCCTTTCATCGTCTCCAAGAAAGCTGATATCAAGGATATCATAACTTACTGAGTGCTTATCTCTTATGTGTTCAAGCAATGAAGTACATTTGTCTATTTCCTGCTGATCGCTGTCATTCCTTATACAAAGCATATAGTTTCTCATATATATCTCTCCTTATACTTTTCTTTATATCTTGACAGTCGATAGTCTTTATAAGGGAAGAGCTTTTACGACAGGCATAACAACTCTACAGTAACAACTATAGAGTAGTCCTATTTGGAAAAGACAGCAAAAAACAATTATAGCTATAATTAGCAGAACATGTTGTTTAACAAAATCACAGGCCAATATTTATGCTTGACAGGTTCAGATACTAGTTCCGAAACTTCAAACACAATTAGTAAACTGTGACCTTCTTTTACAATATGCACTGATAATTATAGCTACAAATATTGTTTGATATATTTTCTGAACTCTCTTACTATTAACTTTCGACTGCTGAAAGTTAGTATGTAGTTTCACTATATATTACTATTGCTATGATAAAATAATAGATATCTTCAAAATAAGTATTGTCTAATGAGGTAAATCATAAATAGGATTAACTCCTTTTCTGCACTTTCTTTCCCTCAAAGGGGAGAAAATGATCTGCCTGGCATCAACTGTAAGACCGATAAGGTGTACTTCATGACCCATGAGAGTGAAAAACTCCTCTTTAGCGCCTTCAAGACCACACTTCCTGTTCTCTTTGGCTATATCCCTCTGGGAATGGCTTTCGGATTACTGCTGGCAGGAGCCGGATATCACTGGATATATGCTCTTGTGATGAGCATTTTCATCTATACGGGGGCGGGACAGTTCATAGCCGTAGCGCTGCTGGCAGCAGGTGCACAACTCATGGAATTTATCACCGTCACTCTCCTGATAAACCTGCGTCATTCCTTTTACGGGCTCTCCCTGCTCGATAAGTTCTCAGGGGTCGGGAAGGTCAAGCCTTATCTCATGTTCGCACTCACCGATGAGACTTACGCTCTGCTCACCACCACCACTGTTCCGGAAGGAGCGTCAAAGGCAAGGTTCTACTTCTATATCTCGGCACTTGACCACCTTTACTGGATAGCAGGCTCCGTCCTGGGTGCTGTGCTGGGTTCCATGCTAAGGCTTAACCTGGAGGGCCTCACCTTTGTCCTGGCTGCTCTGTTCGTAGTGCTGACTATCGAGCAGTACTATGCTTCGAGAGCGCGCTTTCCTTTCGTTGCTGCGATTAGCGCCGGAGTGCTGTCCCTCCTGCTTTTCAGCCCGGATAACATGCTGTTACTCTCCATTGTGATCGGGACTTTCATCCTGATAATGTACGAGAGAACGATAAAGGGTAAGAACAGTGAGCCCTCATCCAGTGATAGTGCCCCGAGGGAGGAACTGCTATGACCGACACAGCCTACATGCTTGTCGTTATCGCAGCCGTGGCACTTGCAACCTTTGCCACAAGAGCCCTGCCGTTTATCTTTTTCAGCAGGAGGGAGCCTCCTCAGCTTCTGTCCACCATC is part of the Methanolobus chelungpuianus genome and harbors:
- a CDS encoding ribulose-bisphosphate carboxylase; translation: MSLTEEQLLQSLNPKQQGYVNLKLENPANGEYLLGVFHMVPEGRLNILQTAAEVAAESSTGTNFRVNTETPFSKVMNALVYKLDLEKDLVWIAYPWRLFDRGGNIQNILTYIVGNILGIKEIKALKLLDVWFPPSMLEQYDGPSYTLDDMRKYLGVYGRPILGTIIKPKMGLTSAEYAEVCYDFWVGGGDFVKNDEPQANQDFCPYDKMVKHVKEAMDKAVKETGKKKVHSFNVSAADFDTMIGRCEMIINAGFEPGSYAFLIDGITAGWMAVQTLRRRYPGVFIHFHRAGHGAFTRPENPIGFSVLVLSKFARLAGTSGIHTGTAGVGKMKGTPEEDVVAAHGILYLRSKGHFFEQSWTKIPDMDRDIEELVSKDKAHGVILEDDSWRAVRKCCPIVSGGLNPIRLKPFIDVMGNVDFITTMGSGVHAHPGGTRVGAMSLVQACEAYLKGIDINEYAKDHKELAQAIDYFSRASKDAM
- a CDS encoding endonuclease NucS domain-containing protein; protein product: MRNYMLCIRNDSDQQEIDKCTSLLEHIRDKHSVSYDILDISFLGDDERQHLTNSIRHVSAAQGIAVKSQGKGPLPISRNTNSLGKICTLLVYDDNKLIGVYPHVKNQKRIDILPYLEKMLLIDDVNTAFDSQSITEADISRMISTFPELIEPGLQFLDTEVEVEGGRIDAVFKDNNGRHLLIEIEIEVGDNAIGQVQRFITYSEKYGIPQNQIRLGFVCAKIPESRLNACKGASIEVYTLCLVKKA
- a CDS encoding AzlC family ABC transporter permease, translating into MTHESEKLLFSAFKTTLPVLFGYIPLGMAFGLLLAGAGYHWIYALVMSIFIYTGAGQFIAVALLAAGAQLMEFITVTLLINLRHSFYGLSLLDKFSGVGKVKPYLMFALTDETYALLTTTTVPEGASKARFYFYISALDHLYWIAGSVLGAVLGSMLRLNLEGLTFVLAALFVVLTIEQYYASRARFPFVAAISAGVLSLLLFSPDNMLLLSIVIGTFILIMYERTIKGKNSEPSSSDSAPREELL